The window TGGCTCGCTACAGCGATAGGCCCAACGCGCATACGGTCGAGGCGCTGGAAAAGCTGGGTCTCTCGCTGCAGGGGGTGATGCCGCACCTCGGCGGGCATATGGTGGCGACGGCGGCGGCGCTGCGCCAGCGCCTGCCCAGGCAGGCCAGCGAGCACCAGCGGGCGCTGGAAAAGCTGACTGAGGCCTGGGCCAACGGGGTGAAGGTGCAGATCTGGTATCGCCCGCTCCACGCCGCGCGGGCCTACCAGCACACCTTCGCGCCCTATTTCCTGGAGCCGTCGGCCATCGGCCACAGCACCTATGTGATCGGCATGGCCGAGCCGCCAGGCAAGCTGCGCACCCGCAAGCTAGAGCGCATCGAGCGGGTGCTGGTGACTGATGAGCCGTTCGACCTGCCCGCCGACTTCGACCCGCAGGCGCTGCTGGCCGGGGCCTGGGGCATCTGGTTTGATGAGGGCGATAAGCCCACGGCGGTGACGCTACGTTTTGCCGACCCGATGGCGGTGCGGCGGGTAGAGGAGACGATCTGGCACCCATCCGAGCGCAAGGAGCGCGACGCGGCTGGCCGCCTGATCTGGCGGGCCGAAGTGGATGAGCTGCAGGAGATGCTGCCCTGGATTCGTGGCTGGGGGGCCGCCTGCGAGGTGATCGAGCCGCGCGGCCTGCGCGAGCAGCAGATCGGCGAGCTGCGGCGGCAGATGCGGATGTATGGCCTGGATCGGCCCGCAGCCGATGGGGATGGGCCAGACCTTGATCTGTTGGGATCGCTGTTTGGAGGGTAGACGATGAACGTTGGAAACGGCCTTGCGCTGCGTCCATTTCAGCAGCGCGTGTTCGAGGCGGTCTGGCGGGGTGAGCGGGTCATCCTTCAGGCCCCGACCGGGGCGGGCAAAACGCGGGCGGCGCTGAACCCCTTTGTGCAGCATCTGGCGGAACATGTGGGCGGCGGGCCAGAGACGCCGCTGCGCATGCCGCTGACCTGCCGCTACGCGGTGCCGCTGCGGGTGCTGGCCAGCCAGTTTTTTGGCGAGTTCGGCTCGCTGGGCGATGCTATCGATCGCCACTGGTCGACGCGGACGAAGGATATCTACCAGACCTTTGGCCAGCAGCTGGTGCAGGTGCAGACCGGCGAGCAGCCGATGGACAGCCAGCTTGAGTCGGCGCTGACCTTCTGCACCATCGACCAGCTGCTGGCCAGCTTCCTCGGCATCCCCTACGGTATAGGGGGGCGGCGGGCCAACCTAAATGTGGGCGCGGTGATCGGCTCGTATCTGGTGCTCGACGAGTTCCACCTCTACCCGCTTGCCCGCGATGGCAAGGGCGCGTGGGGTGCGCGCACCACCGCGCTGCAGATGCTGCAGATGCTCAACGGCCAGGGGAAAAAGCTCACGCCGTTTGTGCTGATGACCGCCACCTTCTCCTCGCAGCTGATCGGGCAGCTGGCGCAGCTGCTGGATGCGACGGTGATATCGGTGGATTCCGCGCCATCGCCCGACGGTGGCCCGAGCGAGCTGGATGCGCTGAATGCCGGGCGCACGCGCCATGTCACTGTTCACGATAGCCCGATGGATGTGCGCTCCATCCTCGATACCCACCAGGGCTGCTCGCTGGTGGTCTGCAACACCGTGCTGCGCGCCCAGCAGGTGTTTGTGGCTCTGCGCGAGGCGCTGGAGGGCAGCCCTACCAGGGTGCTGCTGCTGCACAGCCGCTTTACCGATGATGATCGGCAGCGCAAGCAGGCCGAGCTTGAGCAGCGCCTTGGGAAACAAGCGTGGGATGGCGACATCTACCTGGGCGAGGATGTGATCGTAGTTGGCACGCAGGTGGTCGAGGTTGGCCTCGACATCTCGGTGCGCACGCTGCACAGCGAGGCTGCGCCCGCCAACAGCATCATCCAGCGGGCCGGGCGCTGCGCCCGCTTCGCCCAGCAGCGCGGCCAGGTCCACATCTACCCCGTGCCACCCAACGACGATGGCAAGACCAGCTACCGCCCCTACGACGAGGCCAAGACGCTGGCCACCAGCGTCGCATTCGACCGCCTGCGCGGGCAGCACGTGGGCTTTGCCCAAGAGCAGGAGGTGATCGACGCGGTGCATAGCGAGGAGGATGCCGCCCTGCTCGATACCTTCCGCCGCCAGCAGCCGCTCATCCGCGAGAAGATGTACCGCGGCTGGGCATTCGCCGAGCGTGCAATCGCTACCACGCTCATCCGCGATGTCCAGCAGGTCTCGCTGCTTATCCACCCCGACCCCAACGCTGCTATCACCGAGCGCCCGTGGGACTGGCAGAGCTTCTCGCTCGCCCCGGGGCAGCTGATCGGGCGTTGGGATCGCCTGCACGAGGCGGCGTCCCAGCGGCGCGGCTTCGGCGACGACGGCCCGATCATGTGGGCCGCGCAGATCGAGGAGCCGCCGACCGACGCGGGTGAGCGCGTGCCGCCGCGCTATCGCTGGGAGCCGGTGGCCACCCGTGAGGGAATTGCCAGCGCGCTGATGCTCACCCTCTCGCCCGATATCGCCAGCTACTCGTCCGACATCGGTTTGGTGCTGCGCGATGGCGCGCTGGATACGCACTGGCCGACCCAGCCGTTTGCCAGCAGCAAAGTGCAGGGCCAGGCTACGCGCCAGATCTACGGCGGGTACGACCAAGAGTCCTACGCCGAGCATATCGGCGGGCTGCTGCGGGCCTACCGCGAGTCGCGGCTGGCCGATGATGCGCGCTACATCGCACGGCGGCTGGAGCAGGCGGCTGGTCTAGCCGATGGCGCGGTGGACTGGGCCATCCGCCTAGCCATCGCCTGCCACGACATCGGCAAGCTGGGCCAGGGCTGGCAGGGCTGGGCGCAGGGCTGGCAGGCTACACTGGTTTCCACCTTCCCGGCTAAGGCCGAGGCCTACCAGCCGCGCAAGGCCCCCTTCGCCCACACCGATAGTGAGCCGCACCACCGCGACCTGGAGCGCGCCTTCACGCGGAAGACGCCGCGCCCCCACCACGCCTGCGAGAGCGCGGCGCTGGCGGCAAACCTAATCTTCGAGTCGCTCGGCAATGACTCGCTGGCCCGCGCCACGGTGGCGGCGATCGCGCGGCATCATAGCGCGGCATCGCAGCGCTACGAGCCGATCCAGCTCATCCCCGATGCGCGCCGCTATGTGGCCGAGATGCTCGATGTGGCCCGCCAGGGGACGGCGTGGCCCTACGATATCCAGGAGCTTGATCTGGCGATTGACCACGGCACGGATCTGGACGCCGAATCTATGACCCTGCCGCGCGACCAGCCCGGGCTTGAGCTGGAGATGTGGCTGTACTACGTGATCGTTCGCGCGCTCCGGCTGGCGGATGGGCGGTCGTTCGCGTTTCAGTAGAGGGATTACCTATGCCCTATTCCTACTATGTGGACAAGCGGATCGGCACATCGGCGGACACGCTGCTGGCGGTCGGGTTTGCGACGCTGGTGCAGAAGGTGTTGGCGGCGGCGGGCGGCCAGAGCGATGCGGTCGAGCTGCACGACCGTGGCCACTGCTATGAGGTGACCGCACCTGCGCCGATCAGCGATGAGGATCTGGCGCAGATCGAGGTGCTACCCTTTATCGAGCACCTTGACACACCCTCGCAGGAGAAGGCGCTGGGCGCGCACTATGGCCAGGGGTTCGACTACGAACGCGAGCGCCAGATCCGCGACGCCTACCGCGAGAAGCGTAAGGAGCTGCCGCCCCAGGCCCGCTCGGTCGATGCCTACTTCAACAACGACCCCGCGCTGGCGCTGCTGGAGCAGGCCGTGCCGCCGCCCGACACGCGCTTTCCGCTCTACCTGGTGATCAACCAGATGAAGGTCGCATCATCCTTCAACGAGCCGGTCACGCGCTGGCTGGAGCTGCCGCCGCCGCTGCTGCGCGCTCACATCCGCCTGCTCCTTGACCTGTTCGCGCAGACGCCCAACCCGGTGGAGGCGGCTGAGTCTGAATGGAAGCGGCTGGCCAAGCAGCACGATCTGGGCAAGGGCGAGATGACCATGCTCCAGGTGATCAACCCGACCACCGGCAAGGGGGCCAACCGCACGAAGGCCAACGCGCTCTCGATTGGCGGGCTGGATGCCTTCTGGCTGCTGGAGCTGCTCAAGTTTGCCGGGTTCTTCGCCCTGGCCCACCCGCAGACCATCAGCGACTCAAAGGATCGCAAGACCTATGTGCTGCGCCCGCGCACCATCCAGCTCTCGCTGCTCGATCAATTGATCCGCACGTTCCGCCGCGTGCTCTGGTCGAATACCCCGGCCAAGATGGACGTGATGGCCGTGCTGCAGATGACGCGGGTGCTGGTCGAGCACGAGCGTGCCGCGCTGCTGAAGGATGCGGGCGGGCTGCTGCGCAGGCGGGCGGTGCGCCCCTCCGAGCGCATCCAGGGCTTTGATGTAACCTTCTACAAGGACATGGGCAGCGCCTATGCGGTGATGAACACTTCCACGCTCAACTTGCCCGAGTGGGTGCCGCCCGTAACTAGCGTGGCCGAGGCCGACCGTATTTTGGTGGTATTGAAGGAACATATAAATGTTATCCGTACCATCCAAGCCAAAAAAGGCGAGGAGCGCACCGAGGAGTACGAGCTGCTGCGTCGCTACCGCGATTTTCTCTCGGGCCGCGATATCGAGCCATTTCTGGATTTCGCCGCGAAGTTCGCCCCCTACCTTAGCCACAAGATCGAGCGTAACGAACCGTGTAATCGTTTTTTGGTACAGACCTTAAAGGAGCTGATCGCTATGAGCAAGCAGGACTTTGTTCGCGTGGTTGAAGATCCGGGCTTCCAGCATATTGCCGACGCCATTCGTAGCTCGACGGTGAGCCTGCAGTATGCCAAGGGCATGAAGCAGCCGGTCCAGTTTGACATCCGCTACGGCTTGGCCCACGACCTGGTGCGTAGCGCCAACGACGCCGACGGCTTTGTGCTGGCGCTGAGTGATTTCGTAGCCCGCTACAACAACGAAGCGGCCCAGACTTTCGAGACCAGCAAGAGCAAAATCCGCCGTCGCCGAATCACTGAAAACGACCTAGCCGCCGTGGTGCGCCTGCTGGGCGAGGGCTACCGCCCCAAGACCCTGGCCCAGCTGCTGGTGGCCTTTGGCTCGGCCAAGTCCAGCGAGGAGCCGACCGAACCCAAGGGCGCGCCCGAGGCCGTTGAGGCCGCGCAGGATGAGGCTGGCGAGTAAGTTCAATCTGTTGAGATCTAGCCGATAGAATCAATAAAGAAAGCTAAAGGAGCATCCCATGAGCACACGCACGCTTGGCTCGCTCTCGATCAGCGCCGAGGCGATCATCGATCTGCACGCCCTGAACAATGAGGGCGGCGAGGGCAACCAGATCCAGACCCGCATGGTGGAGGTGGTGACCCGCGATACTGACGGCTCGCCGCGCGTGGAGAGCGTGAACGCCATCTCGGGCGATATGTTTAAGCACATCCAGGCCGACCACCTCTACCACATTGCGCAGGGCGATAGCGGCCTGCCGCTGTGCGCCGGGTGCGCCCGCTTCAACGCCAACCGCATTTCTAGCGACGAGAGCTTCCGCGCCTTCATCAACGGCGAGGACAAGAAGACCGCGCCCAATGCGGTGCAGGTGCTCGACCGGCTGCTCACCAGCTGCACCATCGACGATCTGGAGGGCAACCTGATCACCGAGGGCAAGCAGTCCACCCCGCGCAAGAGCGTGGTCGAGTTTGGCTGGGTGGTGGGCCGCCCCGACGCCACGCGCACCGGCCAGTACTTCCACGTGAAGTACAACCCCGCCCAGCGCGCCCAGGAGGATGACCGCTCCAGCAACCAGGGCCAGGCGATCTTCTACCGCCCGGCCAGCAGCGGCGTCTACGCGCTGGTGTGCCACCTGGAGCTAGGCCGGATCGGCTACAACGACATTAGCCAGCGCTACGCCATCGATGCCGAGCAGCAGCTGGCCCGCCACCAGGCCCTGCTGCGCAGCGTGCTCTACACCTTCATCCGCCCCAGCGGCGCGATGCGCAGCACCCAGCTGCCGCACCTAGTGGACATCCGCGGCGTGGTCTCGTGGAGCGCCGACAGCACGCCCGCGCCCACCTTCAGCGCTCTCAACCCCGATTTCGTCGACCAGAGCGAGCGGGTGATCGCGGCGCTCACGCGCGGTCAGCAGCAGCCTGCCTTGGCTTCAAAGCCCTTCAGCAGCTTCGCCGACCTCAGTGATGTGCTGGCCGAGCTGACCGAGACCAGCCGCCCGCTGCGCTACGCCGAGCGATAGGAGCGCGCCATGTGGATGATTGCCCGCTATCTCTCCACCAGCCTGTTCAGCCTGCGCCCCGCGCTGGCCACCGCCTCGGGCGCGCAGTCGCTGCTGGTGCCCACGGCCTACGCTATCAAGATGGCCCTGGCCGATGTGGCCTGCCGCCGCTACGGTGCGGCGGCGGGCGCGGCGTGGTGGCCGCAGATCCAGGCGCTCCAGGTGGCGCTGGATGTGCCGCCGGTGCTGGTGCTCAACAAGACCTTCATCAAGATCCAGCGGCCCACCCGCCTGAAGAAGAGCGACGAGCAGGAGGTGGCCGCCGCCAAGGCCGAGGGCGTTTTCCCAATGGGGCCGACCATCGCCTTCCGCGAGTTCGTGCAGTTTGGCGGCGAGCTGGGGGTGGCGCTGGGCGGCGCTGCCGACCTGCCGCTGGCCGAGCTGCTGCCGCAGATCAACTACTTCGGCAAGCGCGGCAGCTTCTTCCAGATCCAGGATCTGCCAGCACAGGCCGATGCGCTCGATGGCCGCTGGACGCCTATCAGCCAGCCGAGCGCCAGCTTCCCCCGCAATGGCACGCTGCAGGTGCTGGATGACTGCGGCCCGGGCCTGTCGTGGGAGCACGTCAACGTGTTTACCACCAAGTCGATCGGTCTGGGCGGGAAAGACCGCCTGCTGCACACCGTGGTGCTGCCCTACGAGCTGCGCCGCAGCAGCTATCGCTACACGCTCTACCAGCGGATCGCGCAGGAGGAGCCATGACTCTTACCACCTACCACCTGGAGTTTCGCGCCGTGGCCCGCACGCCGCTGGAGCTGGATGACCAGGCCGGGTCGCAGCTGCGCGGCGCGCTGGTGGGGGCGCTCTGGCAGCGCTTCTGCGCCAACCACCAGGCCCGCACCTGCGCCGAGTGCCCGCTGGCGGCGGCCTGCCCGGTGGCCGCGCTGATCGCCCCTATGCGCGCCGAGGGCGAGCCGGGCGGCGACCAGCGGCCCCGGCCCTACGTCACCCGCCCGCCCCAGGGCGGGCGCTACCGCCCCGGCGACCCGCTGGCCTTCGGGCTGGCGCTGTTCGGCCCCGCCGCCCAGCTCTTCCCCTACGTGGTGATGGCCGCGCAGGGCGTGGAGCAGAGCGGCCTGGGCCGACCGCTGGCGGCCAACGGCGGGCGGCGCGGCCTGATCCAGATCGACGAGATCGCGGCGGTCAGCCCGCTGGATGGGGCGCGGCAGCCGCTGCTGGCCAAGGGCGCGGGCATGGTGGCCAGCCCAGGCCTCGCGGTGGCGGCGGCGGATGTGGCGGCCTTCGCGGCCACGCTGCCCGCCCACGCGCTCACGCTCCAGTTCCTCACGCCGCTGCGCCTGATCGACGGCAAGCAGCTGGTCAAGCGCATCGCGCTGCGCCCGCTGGTGCAGCGCCTGATGCGGCGGCTCGACGACCTGTCGATCGCCTATGGCGCGGGGCCGCTGGGCCTCGACTTCCGCGCGCTGCTGGATGTGGCCGAGCGCGCGGTGGTGATTGAGGACCGCACCCGCTGGGTGGATGTGGCCAGCTACTCGGCGCGGCAGGGTGGCCGCACGCCGATCGGCGGGCTGGTGGGCCAGGCCACCTTCGCGGGCGACCTTGCCCCGCTGCGCGAGCTGCTGGTGTGGGGCAGTCTGGTCCACATCGGCAAGAACGCGGTGAAGGGCGACGGCTGCTACCGCATCCTGGCCGACCAGCGGGCCTTGGCCGCCGCCCACTAGCGGGCGGCGCTGCACCTTAACAACTTGCCTATTCTTTTTACCACGAAGGCGCGAAGGCGGGAGAACCGTTTACCACCAAGAAACCAAGGCACTAAAGAACAAGAAGGCTTGAACGTGTGTGGACCACCCCACCCACCTGGCCCATGCGGCGAAGGTGCCGCTCGTGCCAGCTGGCCATATGCACGAATACCAGCAGCCAGTTTGCAGCATAGGAACGCCCAACATTGGGGGTTCCAAGGGGGCGATGCCCCCTGGCGGGGTTCCGAGGGGCTGGCCCCTCGGCGCCGCCCGCGCAGGGCATCCACCCACCGAACACGTACCACCGCCATGGCTGATAGGAAATACCTCAAAAAAAGAGACCATGTGAGGGGCAACGCCCCCTGGTGGGGTTCCGAGGGGCTGGCCCCTCGGCGCCGCCCGCGCAGGGCATCCACCCACCGAACACGAGGAACCGTTTCGTATGAAGGCGCGAAGGAGGAATGTGCAGCAAGATGCCAAGGGAGGAAAGAATGGCTTGGCCGCTATTTCCGCTGCTCTTCAACCTGTTCATTGCTAATAGCTGGTATTCTTGGTGATTAAGCTTCCGGTGATGGTGATTAAGCTTCCGGCGATGGTGATTAAGCTTCCGGCGATGGTGATTAAGCTTCCGGCGATGGTGATTAAGCTTCCGGCGATGGTGATTAAGCTTCCGGCGATGGTGATTAAGCTTCCGGCGATGGTGATTAAGCTTCCGGTGATGGTGATTAAGCTTCCGGCGATGGTGATGTCCGTTATTCAAAAAGATCCTAGCGTTTTTTGCGATAGCCGGAAAGATCGCGCGGATGCGCGAAAGCAAACCGCAGAAACCCTGCTATCGCAGATCATCCCAGCGGGCTGCTCCCCCGCCGACACGGCCCCACCCGCAGCGGCCCGGCCCCGCCCAGCGCGACGGCCTGCTTTTCCCCCATCCGGCTCCTGACCTTCGGCGCAGGGTTGCGCACGGCCTCCGGCCAACATACAAAGGAGCAAGCGATGTACCTGATCGTCGAGCAGCGCGGCGCGTTCGTGGCCAAGCACCAGGGGCGGCTGCGCGTGACCAAAGACAAGGAGCGGCTGGCCGAGGTGCCGCTGATGCACCTGGAGCAGGTGCTGATCTGTAGCGACGGCGTGGCCCTGAGCAGCGACGTGGTGCGGATCTGCGCCGAGGAGGGCATCCCGCTGCACTTCCTGAACGGGCGCGACGGCAACGACTACGGCACCCTGTTCGCCAGCGGCCTCACCGGCATGGCGCTCACCAAGCGCGCCCAGCTGCGCGCCTACGAGGATGCGCGCGGCCTGGCGCTGGCCAAGGCCTTCGCGCGCGGCAAGATCCAGAGCCAGGCCAACATGCTGCGCTACGCCGCCAAGTACCGCCGCGAGAGCGACCCCGCCGCGCACGCCGCGCTCACCGCCGCCGCCGCCGAGGTGCTCGACACCCTGCCCGCGCTCGACCGCGTGGCGGGCGTGGTGGATGAGGCCACCCGCTCGGCGGTGATGGGGGCCGAGGGCCGCGCGGCGGCGCGCTACTGGGCCGCCGTGGCCCAGCTCATCCCACCCGAGCTGGCCTGGCCCGGGCGCGAAACCCAGGGCGCGACCGACCGCTTCAACCAGGCCCTCAACTACGGCTACGCCGTGCTGCGCGCCCAGGTGCGCGTGGCCCTGCTGCTGGCCGGGCTAGAGCCGAA is drawn from Chloroflexia bacterium SDU3-3 and contains these coding sequences:
- a CDS encoding WYL domain-containing protein; the encoded protein is MLCSGHRHARGIAMNRTFARSERYLQIEKLLLATKVPLSQAEIARRCGVSPATISRMVQSLADTDLPLRVDEHGWLYLERTAYISTLRLRLHEAMSLFLAGRLLARYSDRPNAHTVEALEKLGLSLQGVMPHLGGHMVATAAALRQRLPRQASEHQRALEKLTEAWANGVKVQIWYRPLHAARAYQHTFAPYFLEPSAIGHSTYVIGMAEPPGKLRTRKLERIERVLVTDEPFDLPADFDPQALLAGAWGIWFDEGDKPTAVTLRFADPMAVRRVEETIWHPSERKERDAAGRLIWRAEVDELQEMLPWIRGWGAACEVIEPRGLREQQIGELRRQMRMYGLDRPAADGDGPDLDLLGSLFGG
- the cas3 gene encoding CRISPR-associated helicase Cas3'; amino-acid sequence: MNVGNGLALRPFQQRVFEAVWRGERVILQAPTGAGKTRAALNPFVQHLAEHVGGGPETPLRMPLTCRYAVPLRVLASQFFGEFGSLGDAIDRHWSTRTKDIYQTFGQQLVQVQTGEQPMDSQLESALTFCTIDQLLASFLGIPYGIGGRRANLNVGAVIGSYLVLDEFHLYPLARDGKGAWGARTTALQMLQMLNGQGKKLTPFVLMTATFSSQLIGQLAQLLDATVISVDSAPSPDGGPSELDALNAGRTRHVTVHDSPMDVRSILDTHQGCSLVVCNTVLRAQQVFVALREALEGSPTRVLLLHSRFTDDDRQRKQAELEQRLGKQAWDGDIYLGEDVIVVGTQVVEVGLDISVRTLHSEAAPANSIIQRAGRCARFAQQRGQVHIYPVPPNDDGKTSYRPYDEAKTLATSVAFDRLRGQHVGFAQEQEVIDAVHSEEDAALLDTFRRQQPLIREKMYRGWAFAERAIATTLIRDVQQVSLLIHPDPNAAITERPWDWQSFSLAPGQLIGRWDRLHEAASQRRGFGDDGPIMWAAQIEEPPTDAGERVPPRYRWEPVATREGIASALMLTLSPDIASYSSDIGLVLRDGALDTHWPTQPFASSKVQGQATRQIYGGYDQESYAEHIGGLLRAYRESRLADDARYIARRLEQAAGLADGAVDWAIRLAIACHDIGKLGQGWQGWAQGWQATLVSTFPAKAEAYQPRKAPFAHTDSEPHHRDLERAFTRKTPRPHHACESAALAANLIFESLGNDSLARATVAAIARHHSAASQRYEPIQLIPDARRYVAEMLDVARQGTAWPYDIQELDLAIDHGTDLDAESMTLPRDQPGLELEMWLYYVIVRALRLADGRSFAFQ
- a CDS encoding DevR family CRISPR-associated autoregulator; its protein translation is MSTRTLGSLSISAEAIIDLHALNNEGGEGNQIQTRMVEVVTRDTDGSPRVESVNAISGDMFKHIQADHLYHIAQGDSGLPLCAGCARFNANRISSDESFRAFINGEDKKTAPNAVQVLDRLLTSCTIDDLEGNLITEGKQSTPRKSVVEFGWVVGRPDATRTGQYFHVKYNPAQRAQEDDRSSNQGQAIFYRPASSGVYALVCHLELGRIGYNDISQRYAIDAEQQLARHQALLRSVLYTFIRPSGAMRSTQLPHLVDIRGVVSWSADSTPAPTFSALNPDFVDQSERVIAALTRGQQQPALASKPFSSFADLSDVLAELTETSRPLRYAER
- a CDS encoding CRISPR system precrRNA processing endoribonuclease RAMP protein Cas6, whose translation is MTLTTYHLEFRAVARTPLELDDQAGSQLRGALVGALWQRFCANHQARTCAECPLAAACPVAALIAPMRAEGEPGGDQRPRPYVTRPPQGGRYRPGDPLAFGLALFGPAAQLFPYVVMAAQGVEQSGLGRPLAANGGRRGLIQIDEIAAVSPLDGARQPLLAKGAGMVASPGLAVAAADVAAFAATLPAHALTLQFLTPLRLIDGKQLVKRIALRPLVQRLMRRLDDLSIAYGAGPLGLDFRALLDVAERAVVIEDRTRWVDVASYSARQGGRTPIGGLVGQATFAGDLAPLRELLVWGSLVHIGKNAVKGDGCYRILADQRALAAAH
- the cas1 gene encoding CRISPR-associated endonuclease Cas1, whose translation is MYLIVEQRGAFVAKHQGRLRVTKDKERLAEVPLMHLEQVLICSDGVALSSDVVRICAEEGIPLHFLNGRDGNDYGTLFASGLTGMALTKRAQLRAYEDARGLALAKAFARGKIQSQANMLRYAAKYRRESDPAAHAALTAAAAEVLDTLPALDRVAGVVDEATRSAVMGAEGRAAARYWAAVAQLIPPELAWPGRETQGATDRFNQALNYGYAVLRAQVRVALLLAGLEPNAGFLHADRPGKPSLSLDLIEEFRQPVVDRTLIGLVNRGAELAQQEDGGLDAATRRRIAEKVLERMDSSELFEAKRQPLRHILQLQARHIATYVRGERGEYAPFVMGW